A single genomic interval of Oryza sativa Japonica Group chromosome 7, ASM3414082v1 harbors:
- the LOC4344217 gene encoding sodium/hydrogen exchanger 1-like → MGMEVAAARLGALYTTSDYASVVSINLFVALLCACIVLGHLLEENRWVNESITALIIGLCTGVVILLMTKGKSSHLFVFSEDLFFIYLLPPIIFNAGFQVKKKQFFRNFMTITLFGAVGTMISFFTISIAAIAIFSRMNIGTLDVGDFLAIGAIFSATDSVCTLQVLNQDETPFLYSLVFGEGVVNDATSIVLFNALQNFDLVHIDAAVVLKFLGNFFYLFLSSTFLGVFAGLLSAYIIKKLYIGRHSTDREVALMMLMAYLSYMLAELLDLSGILTVFFCGIVMSHYTWHNVTESSRVTTKHAFATLSFIAETFLFLYVGMDALDIEKWEFASDRPGKSIGISSILLGLVLIGRAAFVFPLSFLSNLTKKAPNEKITWRQQVVIWWAGLMRGAVSIALAYNKFTRSGHTQLHGNAIMITSTITVVLFSTMVFGMMTKPLIRLLLPASGHPVTSEPSSPKSLHSPLLTSMQGSDLESTTNIVRPSSLRMLLTKPTHTVHYYWRKFDDALMRPMFGGRGFVPFSPGSPTEQSHGGR, encoded by the exons atggggatggaggtggcggcggcgcggctgggggcTCTGTACACGACCTCCGACTACGCGTCGGTGGTGTCCATCAACCTGTTCGTCGCGCTGCTCTGCGCCTGCATCGTCCTCGGCCACCTCCTCGAGGAGAATCGCTGGGTCAATGAGTCCATCACCGCGCTCATCATC GGGCTCTGCACCGGCGTGGTGATCTTGCTGATGACCAAAGGGAAGAGCTCGCACTTATTCGTCTTCAGTGAGGATCTCTTCTTCATCTACCTCCTCCCTCCGATCATCTTCAATGCAGG TTTTCAGGTAAAGAAAAAGCAATTCTTCCGGAATTTCATGACGATCACATTATTTGGAGCCGTCGGGACAATGATATCCTTTTTCACAATATCTATTG CTGCCATTGCAATATTCAGCAGAATGAACATTGGAACGCTGGATGTAGGAGATTTTCTTG CAATTGGAGCCATCTTTTCTGCGACAGATTCTGTCTGCACATTGCAG GTCCTCAATCAGGATGAGACACCCTTTTTGTACAGTCTGGTATTCGGTGAAGGTGTTGTGAACGATGCTACATCAATTGTGCTTTTCAACGCACTACAGAACTTTGATCTTGTCCACATAGATGCGGCTGTCGTTCTGAAATTCTTGGGGaacttcttttatttatttttgtcgAGCACCTTCCTTGGAGTATTT GCTGGATTGCTCAGTGCATACATAATCAAGAAGCTATACATTGGAAG GCATTCTACTGACCGTGAGGTTGCCCTTATGATGCTCATGGCTTACCTTTCATATATGCTGGCTGAG TTGCTAGATTTGAGCGGCATTCTCACCGTATTCTTCTGTGGTATTGTAATGTCACATTACACTTGGCATAACGTCACAGAGAGTTCAAGAGTTACAACAAA GCACGCATTTGCAACTCTGTCCTTCATTGCTGAGACTTTTCTCTTCCTGTATGTTGGGATGGATGCATTGGATATTGAAAAATGGGAGTTTGCCAGTGACAG ACCTGGCAAATCCATTGGGATAAGCTCAATTTTGCTAGGATTGGTTCTGATTGGAAGAGCTGCTTTTGTATTCCCGCTGTCGTTCTTGTCGAACCTAACAAAGAAGGCACCGAATGAAAAAATAACCTGGAGACAGCAA GTTGTAATATGGTGGGCTGGGCTGATGAGAGGAGCTGTGTCGATTGCTCTTGCTTACAATAAG TTTACAAGATCTGGCCATACTCAGCTGCACGGCAATGCAATAATGATCACCAGCACCATCACTGTCGTTCTTTTTAGCACTATG GTATTTGGGATGATGACAAAGCCATTGATCAGGCTGCTGCTACCGGCCTCAGGCCATCCTGTCACCTCTGAGCCTTCATCACCAAAGTCCCTGCATTCTCCTCTCCTGACAAGCATGCAAGGTTCTGACCTCGAGAGTACAACCAACATTGTGAGGCCTTCCAGCCTCCGGATGCTCCTCACCAAGCCGACCCACACTGTCCACTACTACTGGCGCAAGTTCGACGACGCGCTGATGCGACCGATGTTTGGCGGGCGCGGGTTCGTGCCCTTCTCCCCTGGATCACCAACCGAGCAGAGCCATGGAGGAAGATGA
- the LOC4344218 gene encoding tubby-like F-box protein 11 translates to MSFRSVIQEVKGEIGAISRRGFRSRPGRVRRVAAAAEEPPDESSAAALVMRESCWTQLPPELLREVLARVEESEGWWPRRRDVVACAGVCRSWRGIVREIVRTPEASGNLTFPISLKQPGPRDAPMKCFIVRNRTTQTYYLYIGLTDALTDDGKFLLAARKCRRTTCTEYLISLDMNDISKRTDSYVGKLRSNFLGTKFTIYDAHPPYAGDVISKGQSARVIGSNHLSPRIPAGNYPVSHISYELNVLGSRGPRRMHCAMDSIPVSAIEQGGTAPTQTEFPLSYHESFTSIPFFKSKSVRANNSTASLLTQNGSKLVLKNKSPRWHEHLQCWCLNFHGRVTVASVKNFQLVASDESNPTNQEHDDVILQFGKVGKDMFTMDYRYPISAFQAFAICLSSFDTKIACE, encoded by the exons ATGTCTTTCAGGAGCGTGATCCAGGAGGTGAAGGGCGAGATCGGCGCCATCTCGCGGCGGGGGTTCAGGTCGCGGCCGGGGCGAGTCcggcgagtggcggcggcggcggaggagccgcCGGAcgagtcgtcggcggcggcgctggtgatGCGGGAGAGCTGCTGGACGCAGCTGCCGCCGGAGCTCCTGCGGGAGGTGCTGGCGAGGGTGGAGGAGTCGGAGGGGtggtggccgcgccgccgcgacgtgGTGGCGTGCGCCGGCGTCTGCCGGAGCTGGAGGGGGATCGTCAGGGAGATCGTGCGCACCCCGGAGGCGTCCGGGAACCTCACCTTCCCAATCTCTCTCAAGCAG CCTGGCCCGAGGGATGCTCCTATGAAATGTTTCATTGTAAGGAACCGGACCACTCAGACATATTACCTGTACATTGGACTGACTGATg CATTAACTGATGATGGGAAGTTCCTACTTGCTGCACGCAAATGTCGTAGGACCACATGCACTGAGTACCTGATTTCGCTTGATATGAACGATATATCAAAGAGGACTGATAGTTATGTTGGCAAACTAAG ATCTAACTTCTTGGGAACCAAATTTACTATCTATGATGCCCATCCACCTTATGCTGGAGATGTGATTTCAAAGGGTCAGTCTGCACGTGTGATTGGTTCAAACCATTTATCCCCCAGGATACCTGCTGGGAATTATCCAGTCTCACATATTTCATATGAATTGAACGTTTTGGGTTCTAG GGGCCCGAGAAGGATGCACTGCGCTATGGATTCTATCCCTGTATCAGCAATTGAACAAGGAGGAACAGCTCCGACGCAGACTGAATTTCCTTTGAGTTACCATGAATCTTTCACATCAATTCCCTTTTTCAAATCAAAATCAGTTCGAGCGAATAATTCAACTGCTTCATTACTCACTCAAAATGGAAGCAAACTGGTGTTGAAGAACAAGTCCCCGAGGTGGCACGAACATCTGCAGTGCTGGTGCCTTAACTTCCATGGACGGGTAACGGTTGCATCGGTAAAGAACTTCCAGCTGGTGGCTTCAGATGAGAGTAACCCAACCAACCAGGAACACGATGATGTGATCCTCCAGTTTGGTAAAGTTGGGAAGGACATGTTCACCATGGATTACCGCTATCCTATCTCGGCATTTCAGGCGTTTGCGATATGTCTGAGCAGCTTTGACACCAAAATAGCGTGCGAATGA
- the LOC4344218 gene encoding tubby-like F-box protein 11 isoform X1, producing MSFRSVIQEVKGEIGAISRRGFRSRPGRVRRVAAAAEEPPDESSAAALVMRESCWTQLPPELLREVLARVEESEGWWPRRRDVVACAGVCRSWRGIVREIVRTPEASGNLTFPISLKQPGPRDAPMKCFIVRNRTTQTYYLYIGLTDAPYFAALTDDGKFLLAARKCRRTTCTEYLISLDMNDISKRTDSYVGKLRSNFLGTKFTIYDAHPPYAGDVISKGQSARVIGSNHLSPRIPAGNYPVSHISYELNVLGSRGPRRMHCAMDSIPVSAIEQGGTAPTQTEFPLSYHESFTSIPFFKSKSVRANNSTASLLTQNGSKLVLKNKSPRWHEHLQCWCLNFHGRVTVASVKNFQLVASDESNPTNQEHDDVILQFGKVGKDMFTMDYRYPISAFQAFAICLSSFDTKIACE from the exons ATGTCTTTCAGGAGCGTGATCCAGGAGGTGAAGGGCGAGATCGGCGCCATCTCGCGGCGGGGGTTCAGGTCGCGGCCGGGGCGAGTCcggcgagtggcggcggcggcggaggagccgcCGGAcgagtcgtcggcggcggcgctggtgatGCGGGAGAGCTGCTGGACGCAGCTGCCGCCGGAGCTCCTGCGGGAGGTGCTGGCGAGGGTGGAGGAGTCGGAGGGGtggtggccgcgccgccgcgacgtgGTGGCGTGCGCCGGCGTCTGCCGGAGCTGGAGGGGGATCGTCAGGGAGATCGTGCGCACCCCGGAGGCGTCCGGGAACCTCACCTTCCCAATCTCTCTCAAGCAG CCTGGCCCGAGGGATGCTCCTATGAAATGTTTCATTGTAAGGAACCGGACCACTCAGACATATTACCTGTACATTGGACTGACTGATg CTCCTTATTTTGCAGCATTAACTGATGATGGGAAGTTCCTACTTGCTGCACGCAAATGTCGTAGGACCACATGCACTGAGTACCTGATTTCGCTTGATATGAACGATATATCAAAGAGGACTGATAGTTATGTTGGCAAACTAAG ATCTAACTTCTTGGGAACCAAATTTACTATCTATGATGCCCATCCACCTTATGCTGGAGATGTGATTTCAAAGGGTCAGTCTGCACGTGTGATTGGTTCAAACCATTTATCCCCCAGGATACCTGCTGGGAATTATCCAGTCTCACATATTTCATATGAATTGAACGTTTTGGGTTCTAG GGGCCCGAGAAGGATGCACTGCGCTATGGATTCTATCCCTGTATCAGCAATTGAACAAGGAGGAACAGCTCCGACGCAGACTGAATTTCCTTTGAGTTACCATGAATCTTTCACATCAATTCCCTTTTTCAAATCAAAATCAGTTCGAGCGAATAATTCAACTGCTTCATTACTCACTCAAAATGGAAGCAAACTGGTGTTGAAGAACAAGTCCCCGAGGTGGCACGAACATCTGCAGTGCTGGTGCCTTAACTTCCATGGACGGGTAACGGTTGCATCGGTAAAGAACTTCCAGCTGGTGGCTTCAGATGAGAGTAACCCAACCAACCAGGAACACGATGATGTGATCCTCCAGTTTGGTAAAGTTGGGAAGGACATGTTCACCATGGATTACCGCTATCCTATCTCGGCATTTCAGGCGTTTGCGATATGTCTGAGCAGCTTTGACACCAAAATAGCGTGCGAATGA
- the LOC4344219 gene encoding inactive beta-amylase 9, with amino-acid sequence MSNPAMCAMSSVLATHHHAARCGAVRRENAWIAPARVGFSQARRGGGRDELSAAGLGRFLGYATADHKNKNHEVDDLEPARLFVGLPIDTVTDGATVNSARGVTSGMRAVKLLGADGVELPVFWSVAQPESPDRFSWAGYRAVADMARDEGLSLRVTLHFHGSPGGAVPLLPVWVSTAAADDPDILFTDRSGGRHDDCLSFAVDELPVIHGRSPLDCYDAFFRSFADAFQDLFDSTITDVTVGLGPNGELRYPSYPPGSDGQGFTGVGEFQCYDRYMLEQLRRHAAEAGEPLWGLSGPHDAPRYGDSPDACGFFNDHGGSWQSAYGDFFLSWYAGQLVGHGDRVLAVANGALGDTPVEASAKVPFMHWWHGARSRPAEAVAGFYKSGGKNGYSPVAKMFARRGCTVIVPGMDVCMNKQHRITGSSPDQLLVQIKNACRRHGARIAGENASLVVTHTSSFSRIRSNVLTAERMRPGHFTYQRMGEAFFSPEHWPAFVEFVRGVVCGEWPDEDEDRDVADNPNAMEAQPV; translated from the exons ATGAGCAATCCGGCGATGTGCGCCATGAGCTCGGTGCTGGCAACGCATCACCAcgcggcgaggtgcggcgcCGTCCGCCGGGAGAACGCCTGGATTGCGCCGGCGAGGGTCGGGTTCAGCCAggcgcgtcgcggcggcgggagggacgAGCTGAGCGCCGCCGGGCTCGGCCGGTTCCTCGGCTACGCCACCGCCGAtcacaagaacaagaaccaTGAG gTGGACGACCTCGAGCCGGCGAGGCTGTTCGTGGGGTTGCCGATCGACACGGTGACGGACGGCGCGACGGTGAACAGCGCCAGGGGCGTGACCTCCGGGATGCGCGCCGTGAAGCTCCtgggcgccgacggcgtcgagCTGCCGGTGTTCTGGTCGGTGGCGCAGCCGGAGTCGCCGGACCGGTTCAGCTGGGCGGGGTACAGGGCCGTCGCCGACATGGCCCGCGACGAGGGGCTCAGCCTCCGCGTCACGCTCCACTTCCACGGCTcccccggcggcgccgtcccCTTGCTCCCCGTCTgggtctccaccgccgccgccgacgaccccgACATCCTCTTCACCGACCGCTCCGGCGGCCGCCACGACGACTGCCTCTCCTTCGCCGTCGACGAGCTCCCCGTCATCCACGGCCGGTCGCCGCTCGACTGCTACGACGCCTTCTTCCGCAGCTTCGCCGACGCGTTCCAGGACCTCTTCGACTCCACCATCACC GACGTGACGGTGGGGCTGGGGCCGAACGGCGAGCTCCGGTACCCGTCGTACCCGCCGGGGAGCGACGGGCAGGGGTTCACCGGCGTGGGCGAGTTCCAGTGCTACGACAG GTACATGCTGGAGCAGCtgcggcggcacgcggcggaggccggcgagccGCTGTGGGGGCTGTCGGGCCCGCACGACGCGCCGCGGTACGGCGACTCGCCGGACGCGTGCGGCTTCTTCAACGACCACGGCGGGTCGTGGCAGAGCGCGTACGGCGACTTCTTCCTCTCGTGGTACGCCGGTCAGCTGGTCGGGCACGGCGACCGCGTGCTCGCCGTGGCGAACGGCGCGCTCGGCGACACGCCGGTGGAGGCGTCGGCGAAGGTGCCGTTCATGCACTGGTGGCACGGCGCGCGGTcgcggccggcggaggcggtggccggaTTCTACAAGAGCGGCGGGAAGAACGGGTACAGCCCGGTGGCGAAGATGTTCGCGCGGCGGGGGTGCACGGTGATCGTGCCGGGGATGGACGTGTGCATGAACAAGCAGCACCGGATCACGGGGTCCAGCCCCGACCAGCTGCTGGTGCAGATCAAGAACGcgtgccgccgccacggcgccagGATCGCCGGCGAGAACGCGTCGCTCGTCGTCACGCACACCAGCAGCTTCTCCCGCATCCGGAGCAACGTGCTCACCGCCGAGCGGATGAGGCCGGGGCACTTCACCTACCAGCGGATGGGCGAGGCCTTCTTCTCGCCGGAGCACTGGCCGGCCTTCGTCGAGTTCGTCCGCGGCGTCGTCTGCGGCGAGTGGcccgacgaggacgaggaccgCGACGTCGCCGACAATCCCAACGCCATGGAGGCGCAGCCAGTATAA
- the LOC112939688 gene encoding homeobox-leucine zipper protein HDG12, translating to MWVPHVILSLSLLPPLSHPFSISPSFSSCVGSGVRIGGGDGGRGPERQAGWRVGGRWSCGPGGSGGGLSRWTTIVVAPSIVLRSHAQEVNFVRYCRQIEQGLWAITDIFVNLQRDAYFGVPPLRSRRLPSGCLIANMANSYSEVTRVEHMEVEEKNPINVLYRDLVLSGDVFGAHCWLAALQRACDRYASLVALGVPHHITGGMHTLCHAPSPDPELRIGHDGRLEDGPQGGAAPAPVARGPPPGTRSPPPPLEPPRRRLMSRGRER from the exons atgtgggtcccacatgtcatcctctctttatcccttcttcctcctctctctcatcccttctctatctctccctctttctcttcgTGCGTGGGGAGCGGCGtccggatcggcggcggcgacggagggcgGGGGCCAGAGCGGCAGGCAGGATGGCGGGTGGGCGGTCGCTGGAGTTGTGGACctggaggcagcggcggtggcttgTCACGGTGGACCACGATTGTGGTGGCGCCGTCGATAGTGTTGCGCAGCCATGCACAGGAGGTGAACTTCGTCCGCTACTGCCGACAGATCGAGCAGGGGCTATGGGCCATCACTGACATCTTCGTCAACCTGCAGCGCGACGCCTACTTCGGCGTGCCACCGCTGCGTTCCCGCCGACTCCCGTCGGGATGCCTCATCGCTAACATGGCCAATAGCTACTCCGAG GTGACCAGGGTCGAACacatggaggtggaggagaagaaCCCGATCAACGTGCTCTACCGTGACCTCGTGCTGAGCGGCGATGTATTCGGGGCGCACTGCTGGCTCGCCGCGCTCCAGCGCGCGTGCGACCGCTACGCCTCCCTCGTCGCGCTCGGCGTCCCGCACCACATCACCGGAGGTATGCACACGCTATGCCACGCACCTAGCCCAGATCCAGAGCTTCGAATCGGCCACGACGGGCGGCTAGAGGACGGGCCGCAAGGAGGAGCTGCTCCTGCGCCTGTCGCCCGAGGTCCGCCGCCTGgcacccgctcgccgccgcctccactcgagcccccgcgccgccggctcatgtcaagggggagagagagataa
- the LOC4344220 gene encoding zinc finger protein CONSTANS-LIKE 13 isoform X2, whose translation MARDDDPAKKLAVDGGVAAAARCCDFCGGLPAVVYCRADSARLCLPCDRHVHAANTVSTRHARAPLCSACRAAPAAAFHRGDGFLCSSCDFDERLRRGSIGGGGDELPLDDRAAVEGYTGCPSIGELAAILGVVGGDSDKPADDGWWSASWEEEAPQVLSLDDIIVPTTSCHGLRPLLTPPSPESSPDNGELDGEVVRQLGELARSEAAAQATFVAGDQLASWASPEFTSGHGDFGIEAASTTVPSCENETWIMSTDCTDPTDASKTDIAREEAPASSSAEPCLSSLVEISEICRSMSYSGSGIDNGGHDPSTLAIMPTQALPKKGVYDIAYPDRGTVISRYKEKRKNRRFDKQIRYESRKARADGRLRIKGRFAKSN comes from the exons ATGGCGCGGGATGACGACCCGGCCAAGAAATTAGCTGTGgatggcggcgtcgcggcggcggcgcggtgctgTGACTTCTGCGGCGGCTTGCCGGCGGTGGTGTACTGCCGCGCCGACTCGGCGAGGCTGTGCCTGCCGTGCGACCGCCACGTCCACGCCGCCAACACGGTGTCCACGCGCCACGCCCGTGCGCCGCTCTGCtccgcctgccgcgccgcgcccgccgccgccttccaccgCGGCGACGGCTTCCTCTGCTCCAGCTGCGACTTCGACGAGAGGCTCCGCCGCGgcagcatcggcggcggcggtgacgagctGCCGCTCGACGACCGCGCCGCCGTGGAAGGGTACACGGGTTGCCCGTCGATCGGGGAGCTCGCGGCGATCCTCggtgtcgtcggcggcgatTCCGACAAGCCGGCCGACGACGGCTGGTGGTCCGCGAgctgggaggaggaggcgccacaGGTGCTGAGCCTGGATGACATCATCGTGCCGACCACCTCCTGCCATGGCCTCCGACCTCTCCTCACACCACCCTCCCCTGAG AGTTCGCCGGACAACGGGGAGCTGGACGGCGAGGTTGTCCGGCAGCTAGGGGAGCTTGCCAggtcagaggcggcggcgcaggccacCTTTGTAGCCGGCGATCAGCTGGCTTCATGGGCATCACCGGAGTTCACTTCTGGGCATGGTGATTTTGGCATTGAGGCAGCAAGCACTACAGTACCTTCTTGTGAG AATGAAACATGGATCATGTCAACCGATTGCACTGACCCTACCGATGCAAGCAAGACGGACATCGCACGCGAGGAGGCTCCAGCAAGCTCATCTGCCGAGCCATGCCTCTCTTCGCTCGTCGAGATTTCAGAGATTTGCCGCAGCATGAGCTACAGCGGCAGTGGCATCGACAATGGCGGCCATGATCCATCAACCCTGGCAATAATGCCAACGCAAGCTCTGCCCAAGAAGGGAGTCTATGACATCGCCTACCCTGACAGGGGCACGGTGATTTCGCGCTacaaggagaagaggaagaacagAAG ATTCGACAAGCAGATCCGGTACGAATCGCGCAAGGCTCGTGCCGATGGCAGATTGAGGATCAAGGGACGCTTCGCGAAGTCGAACTAG
- the LOC4344220 gene encoding zinc finger protein CONSTANS-LIKE 13 isoform X1: MARDDDPAKKLAVDGGVAAAARCCDFCGGLPAVVYCRADSARLCLPCDRHVHAANTVSTRHARAPLCSACRAAPAAAFHRGDGFLCSSCDFDERLRRGSIGGGGDELPLDDRAAVEGYTGCPSIGELAAILGVVGGDSDKPADDGWWSASWEEEAPQVLSLDDIIVPTTSCHGLRPLLTPPSPENQSSPDNGELDGEVVRQLGELARSEAAAQATFVAGDQLASWASPEFTSGHGDFGIEAASTTVPSCENETWIMSTDCTDPTDASKTDIAREEAPASSSAEPCLSSLVEISEICRSMSYSGSGIDNGGHDPSTLAIMPTQALPKKGVYDIAYPDRGTVISRYKEKRKNRRFDKQIRYESRKARADGRLRIKGRFAKSN, from the exons ATGGCGCGGGATGACGACCCGGCCAAGAAATTAGCTGTGgatggcggcgtcgcggcggcggcgcggtgctgTGACTTCTGCGGCGGCTTGCCGGCGGTGGTGTACTGCCGCGCCGACTCGGCGAGGCTGTGCCTGCCGTGCGACCGCCACGTCCACGCCGCCAACACGGTGTCCACGCGCCACGCCCGTGCGCCGCTCTGCtccgcctgccgcgccgcgcccgccgccgccttccaccgCGGCGACGGCTTCCTCTGCTCCAGCTGCGACTTCGACGAGAGGCTCCGCCGCGgcagcatcggcggcggcggtgacgagctGCCGCTCGACGACCGCGCCGCCGTGGAAGGGTACACGGGTTGCCCGTCGATCGGGGAGCTCGCGGCGATCCTCggtgtcgtcggcggcgatTCCGACAAGCCGGCCGACGACGGCTGGTGGTCCGCGAgctgggaggaggaggcgccacaGGTGCTGAGCCTGGATGACATCATCGTGCCGACCACCTCCTGCCATGGCCTCCGACCTCTCCTCACACCACCCTCCCCTGAG AATCAGAGTTCGCCGGACAACGGGGAGCTGGACGGCGAGGTTGTCCGGCAGCTAGGGGAGCTTGCCAggtcagaggcggcggcgcaggccacCTTTGTAGCCGGCGATCAGCTGGCTTCATGGGCATCACCGGAGTTCACTTCTGGGCATGGTGATTTTGGCATTGAGGCAGCAAGCACTACAGTACCTTCTTGTGAG AATGAAACATGGATCATGTCAACCGATTGCACTGACCCTACCGATGCAAGCAAGACGGACATCGCACGCGAGGAGGCTCCAGCAAGCTCATCTGCCGAGCCATGCCTCTCTTCGCTCGTCGAGATTTCAGAGATTTGCCGCAGCATGAGCTACAGCGGCAGTGGCATCGACAATGGCGGCCATGATCCATCAACCCTGGCAATAATGCCAACGCAAGCTCTGCCCAAGAAGGGAGTCTATGACATCGCCTACCCTGACAGGGGCACGGTGATTTCGCGCTacaaggagaagaggaagaacagAAG ATTCGACAAGCAGATCCGGTACGAATCGCGCAAGGCTCGTGCCGATGGCAGATTGAGGATCAAGGGACGCTTCGCGAAGTCGAACTAG